Proteins found in one Anopheles aquasalis chromosome 3, idAnoAquaMG_Q_19, whole genome shotgun sequence genomic segment:
- the LOC126577680 gene encoding uncharacterized protein LOC126577680, protein MANDNNDINTDELTAGSSSAAAAASGSSSACSSTGKGPAAGTSSSVEANENTSEQPSAAPAPAEVPRREENPFSFKHFLKWDGPVSSGGAGGGSGTSSHNHHTSNGGATVGSSGGIANISTNGIINHSRSTSNINGHGTIANDVERMSVDALQVSGAGSDTTGFAIPASSNNATIGSSATGGTGSPSKSATTSSLHVVSSTTTGARPKIPQFQSVNTLSSESKMKRSPRFPSFDSQSSLSDFAADELRFPRPGGGGGGGVGGGSTSGSGIYTSRSNSSFCSGRLRDGDRIGDDSVTGVGGYVQRSYSHYDIDPDSPDRDGLVADGIGAVEDDDRVGGPAGRLVGASAEFSAALPDFVQDHLVMEQWYNTLPKGGGSRAPSGAGPVLAEFEHGLGEPVGRGDVPPALLNDMPFDLTGNIGGGAGGVGRSRVTGTLPLDLDPATGNAGIDRTQRRITPTPSADLPPDLTEGGANGGILDPGSGIGGSYYYPGGQSPPLTSAASAGTADKIHRLPDFLSDGPIHSSGRLADVTHDTPHGTGSSDERANHHRLQQQQQQQQHQQQQHQRELHYQNRLEMEQMVNERLRRELDSSRRTVGEQSRRIRELERDLETMVSLAGPQQAHHHHSLTTSGSSGSTQSNANSFMLAKSRAATAEAEVQRLKQKLAGMSAELETLRRENERLKECEGAIGGTGAGASALPRGSPNSPHQTSRFLRSQTLALRQAAASAENNLRQLLSGVENLRSMANEIESFNGTFSPGTHGEGSGARAGASISETYRHRAGDGGNNGDDGDDDDDDDDDDEGDDDALGPAL, encoded by the exons ATGGCAAATGATAACAATGATATTAACACGGATGAACTCACTGCCGGAAgctcgtcagcagcagcagcagcatcaggatcATCTTCGGCCTGCTCGTCAACCGGCAAGGGTCCAGCCGCCGGTACAAGCTCGTCAGTAGAAGCCAATGAGAACACCAGTGAGCAACCGAGTGCTGCACCTGCGCCTGCAGAGGTGCCACGTCGCGAGGAGAATCCCTTCTCCTTCAAGCACTTTCTCAAATGGGACGGACCAGTGTCgagcggtggcgctggtggcggttCCGGAACTAGTTCTCACAATCATCACACTAGCAATGGTGGTGCGACTGTTGGGAGTAGCGGTGGAATTGCAAATATTAGCACCAATGGCATCATCAATCACAGCCGTAGCACTTCCAACATCAATGGCCACGGCACGATAGCGAACGATGTCGAGCGAATGTCAGTGGATGCGCTTCAAGTGAGTGGCGCTGGCAGTGATACGACCGGCTTCGCGATTCCAGCATCCAGTAATAACGCTACCATCGGCAGTAGCGCCACCGGTGGTACGGGGTCACCATCGAAGTCGGCTACGACGAGCTCGCTGCATGTGGTCAgttcgacgacgaccggtGCCCGACCGAAAATTCCCCAGTTCCAGTCAGTCAATACGCTTAGCAGCGAGTCTAAGATGAAGCGATCGCCCCGCTTTCCATCCTTCGATTCTCAGTCGAGTCTGTCGGACTTTGCGGCCGATGAGCTCCGCTTTCCACGgcccggaggtggtggtggtggtggtgttggtggcggcaGTACCAGTGGCAGCGGAATCTATACGAGCCGTAGTAACAGTTCCTTCTGCTCCGGGCGACTGCGTGATGGTGATCGGATCGGTGATGACTCGGTGACGGGCGTTGGTGGTTATGTGCAACGATCTTACTCCCACTATGACATCGATCCCGACAGTCCGGATAGGGATGGGCTGGTGGCGGATGGTATCGGTGCTGTGGAGGACGATGATCGTGTCGGAGGACCTGCTGGTAGATTGGTGGGTGCATCGGCGGAGTTCTCCGCTGCACTGCCCGACTTTGTCCAGGATCATCTCGTTATGGAACAATGGTATAACACGCTACCAAAGGGTGGTGGATCACGGGCGCCCAGTGGCGCTGGTCCGGTACTGGCAGAGTTCGAGCATGGCCTGGGAGAACCGGTAGGAAGAGGTGATGTGCCACCGGCGCTACTCAATGATATGCCGTTCGATTTGACTGGCAatatcggtggtggtgctggtggtgtgggtcGTTCACGAGTAACCGGAACACTACCACTGGATCTCGATCCAGCCACTGGAAACGCTGGTATCGATCGGACACAACGACGCATCACGCCTACTCCGTCTGCCGATTTGCCACCGGATCTAACGGAAGGTGGAGCGAATGGTGGTATTCTAGACCCGGGAAGTGGTATCGGTGGGTCGTACTATTACCCCGGTGGTCAATCGCCACCACTaacatcggcagcatcggcaggAACGGCCGACAAAATCCACCGTCTACCAGATTTCCTCTCCGATGGCCCTATCCACTCGTCCGGTCGGTTAGCGGATGTTACGCACGATACACCGCACGGTACGGGTTCTTCggatgagcgagcgaaccatcatcggttgcagcaacagcaacagcaacagcagcatcaacagcagcagcatcaacgagAGCTACACTATCAGAACCGGCTCGAGATGGAGCAGATGGTGAATGAACGGCTGCGCCGTGAGCTCGATAGCAGCCGGCGTACGGTCGGTGAACAGAGCCGGCGCATCCGGGAGCTGGAGCGGGATCTCGAAACGATGGTATCACTGGCGGGACCCCAGCAggcccaccatcatcattcgctaACCACCAGCGGTAGCAGTGGATCCACTCAATCGAATGCCAACAGTTTTATGCTGGCAAAGTCGAGGGCGGCCACTGCCGAAGCGGAAGTACAGCGGCTGAAACAGAAGCTTGCCGGCATGAGT GCTGAACTAGAGACACTGCGGCGTGAGAACGAGCGGCTGAAGGAGTGCGAAGGAGCGATTGGGGGCACTGGTGCGGGCGCTAGTGCATTACCACGGGGCAGTCCCAATTCGCCGCATCAAACGTCCCGTTTTCTGCGCTCTCAAACATTGGCCCTGCGACAGGCGGCCGCCTCTGCCGAAAACAATCTCAG GCAACTATTGAGTGGAGTCGAGAATCTACGATCAATGGCAAACGAAATCGAGAGTTTTAATGGCACGTTCTCACCGGGAACGCACGGTGAAGGCTCCGGGGCGCGAGCAGGAGCGTCGATCAGTGAAACCTATCGCCACAGAGCAGGCGACGGGGGAAacaacggtgacgatggtgacgacgatgacgacgacgacgatgatgacgagggtgatgatgatgccctcgGTCCGGCTCTGTAA
- the LOC126577695 gene encoding FGFR1 oncogene partner 2 homolog, with amino-acid sequence MSVTFEQIILDAKRIANRLKDREALGDALLLESESVNKQIESMRQFQDDIDILNRLARERSNNQLITIIHQENPQIREIQQENRLLKAALEDHQHALEHIMSKYREHTQAKILNTKVNFVEAYSRHHQAADIERRDQLIRQQTAKIQEMAAVMQRASQLDEEKLNHEQEVLSRLVTENKGLRELLEISRKYGSGGQKMLVDEKSTQTEACLLEELIEAAIKERATATTSSSSSSSSKATEKPTTDMTPADAKVPATEQHSSASVVSEGAPTTVTTSTSSSTNTGTIKAMPSVVNSTAEPTTASTIAAAATVATTAITVAGTVPATTTTSSS; translated from the coding sequence ATGTCGGTCACGTTCGAGCAGATCATACTGGACGCGAAGCGGATCGCGAACCGGTTGAAGGATCGTGAGGCACTCGGCGATGCGCTACTGCTGGAGTCGGAATCGGTGAACAAGCAGATTGAATCGATGCGCCAGTTCCAGGACGATATCGACATCCTTAATCGGTTGGCACGCGAGCGCTCCAACAACCAGCTGATCACGATCATACACCAGGAGAACCCGCAGATACGCGAGATCCAGCAGGAGAATCGGCTGCTGAAGGCGGCCCTCGAGGATCATCAGCATGCGCTCGAGCACATCATGTCCAAGTACCGGGAGCACACGCAGGCCAAGATCCTCAACACGAAGGTCAACTTTGTCGAGGCGTACAGCCGGCACCACCAGGCGGCCGATATCGAGCGGCGGGACCAGCTGATACGTCAGCAGACAGCGAAAATTCAGGAGATGGCCGCGGTCATGCAGCGAGCCTCCCAGCTTGACGAGGAGAAGCTGAACCACGAGCAGGAGGTGCTCAGCCGGCTCGTGACGGAGAATAAGGGTTTGCGGGAGCTGCTGGAAATATCGCGCAAGTACGGCTCCGGTGGGCAGAAGATGCTAGTGGATGAAAAGTCCACACAAACGGAAGCTTGCCTACTGGAAGAGTTAATAGAGGCAGCGATAAAGGAACGAGCTAcagcgaccaccagcagcagcagcagcagcagcagcaaagccaCAGAGAAACCAACCACGGACATGACACCGGCGGATGCGAAAGTTCCCGCTACCGAGCAACATTCATCCGCATCGGTGGTCAGCGAGGGAGCGCCGACCACGGTCACTACCAgtaccagctccagcaccaacacaGGCACCATAAAGGCAATGCCATCGGTCGTCAATAGCACGGCGGAACCAACGACTGCCAGCACCATCGCTGCGGCCGCCACTGTTGCTACTACGGCGATCACAGTAGCCGGGACggttccggccaccaccaccacttccagcTCGTGA
- the LOC126577683 gene encoding ubiquitin carboxyl-terminal hydrolase nonstop isoform X2: MGESGCVHFEAYVKEYGLESFSVVHACFSACISREARRRKALSCLCHKCGSSGPQLYSCLHCIYFGCKGAHIDEHYKQTKHYIALELCYGMLYCYQCKDLIYHRECQTIAERHLRREAHSLNKSLSWRPWSPSQLEIELLLKNPKRRHVTACTSIGLRGLLNLGSTCFMNCIVQALIHTPLLRDYFLSELHECTTTNAAKCLVCEVSRLFQEFYSGERGPLSLHRLLHLIWNHARHLAGYEQQDAHEFFIATLDVLHRHCKISMSEHTATSHFSGHGNWNTGSSNSNCCWCHCGNCSCIIDQIFTGGLQSDVVCQACNGVSTTIDPFWDISLDLGESGTGGYGGPPKSLIDCLERFTRAEHLGSSAKIKCSSCMSYQESTKQLSMRTLPIVASFHLKRFEHSSQIDKKISTFISFPSELDMTPFMSQKKKMDPHHHHHHHQQPHKHSVASNGGSGGTESRRPGASGGDTMEDTSESTRSSHHQTVTTSSDTADFRYSLYAVINHVGTLDAGHYTAYVRHQKDIWVKCDDHIITTATLKQVLDSEGYLLFYHKKILEYE; this comes from the exons GAGCTCCGGGCCCCAGCTCTACTCCTGTCTGCACTGTATCTACTTCGGTTGCAAGGGAGCGCACATCGATGAGCACTACAAGCAGACGAAGCACTACATCGCGCTGGAGCTGTGCTACGGGATGCTGTACTGCTATCAGTGCAAGGATCTGATCTATCACCGCGAGTGCCAGACGATCGCTGAGCGCCACCTGCGCCGGGAGGCCCACAGTCTGAACAAGAGTCTGTCGTGGCGCCCCTGGAGCCCGTCGCAGCTCGagattgagctgctgctgaagaatcCCAAACGGCGCCACGTAACCGCCTGCACGAGTATCGGATTGCGCGGCTTACTGAACCTCGGTTCGACCTGCTTCATGAACTGCATCGTGCAGGCCCTCATCCATACGCCCCTGCTGCGGGATTACTTTCTCTCCGAGCTGCAcgagtgcaccaccaccaacgcggCCAAGTGTCTCGTCTGCGAGGTGTCCCGGCTCTTCCAGGAGTTTTACTCCGGCGAACGGGGTCCACTGTCGCTGCACCGGCTGCTGCATCTCATCTGGAACCACGCGCGCCATCTGGCCGGCTATGAGCAGCAGGATGCGCACGAGTTCTTCATCGCTACGCTCGATGTGCTGCACCGGCACTGCAAGATCTCGATGAGCGAA CACACTGCCACCAGCCACTTCAGTGGCCACGGGAACTggaacaccggcagcagcaacagcaactgctgttggtgccacTGCGGCAAC TGTAGCTGTATCATCGATCAAATCTTTACCGGTGGCCTCCAGAGTGATGTCGTGTGTCAGGCGTGTAACGGCGTTTCGACGACAATCGATCCGTTCTGGGATATTTCGCTCGACCTGGGCGAATCCGGTACCGGTGGGTACGGTGGACCGCCGAAATCGCTTATCGACTGCCTTGAGCGGTTCACCCGGGCCGAACATCTCGGTTCGAGCGCCAAGATCAAGTGTAGCAGCTGCATGAGCTACCAGGAATCGACCAAGCAGCTCTCGATGCGCACCTTACCGATCGTGGCTAGCTTTCATTTAAAACGCTTCGAACACTCTAGTCAG ATCGATAAGAAAATATCCACCTTCATCTCATTCCCGTCCGAGCTGGACATGACGCCGTTCATGtcgcaaaagaagaaaatggatcctcaccatcatcatcatcatcatcagcagccgcaCAAGCACTCCGTAGCCTCCAatggcggtagtggtggcacCGAGTCACGTCGTCCGGGGGCATCCGGTGGTGACACGATGGAGGATACGAGCGAATCGACGCGTAGCTCACACCATCAAACCGTAACCACCAGTAGTGATACGGCCGATTTCCGGTACTCGCTGTACGCGGTGATCAATCACGTCGGTACGCTCGACGCTGGCCACTACACGGCGTACGTGCGCCATCAGAAAGACATCTGGGTCAAGTGTGACGATCATATCATTACCACGGCAACCCTGAAGCAGGTCCTCGACAGTGAAGG CTATCTGTTGTTTTATCATAAAAAGATTCTAGAGTATGAGTAA
- the LOC126577683 gene encoding ubiquitin carboxyl-terminal hydrolase nonstop isoform X1 has protein sequence MGESGCVHFEAYVKEYGLESFSVVHACFSACISREARRRKALSCLCHKCGSSGPQLYSCLHCIYFGCKGAHIDEHYKQTKHYIALELCYGMLYCYQCKDLIYHRECQTIAERHLRREAHSLNKSLSWRPWSPSQLEIELLLKNPKRRHVTACTSIGLRGLLNLGSTCFMNCIVQALIHTPLLRDYFLSELHECTTTNAAKCLVCEVSRLFQEFYSGERGPLSLHRLLHLIWNHARHLAGYEQQDAHEFFIATLDVLHRHCKISMSELAANAAAAAAAAAAAVAANDKSKTQHSTQQRLGGNGGSSSTVQAAQSQQPASSVTHHPQSLLLSAATLPPATSVATGTGTPAAATATAVGATAATCTATRTRDGAHRVSQADPNPAQCSCIIDQIFTGGLQSDVVCQACNGVSTTIDPFWDISLDLGESGTGGYGGPPKSLIDCLERFTRAEHLGSSAKIKCSSCMSYQESTKQLSMRTLPIVASFHLKRFEHSSQIDKKISTFISFPSELDMTPFMSQKKKMDPHHHHHHHQQPHKHSVASNGGSGGTESRRPGASGGDTMEDTSESTRSSHHQTVTTSSDTADFRYSLYAVINHVGTLDAGHYTAYVRHQKDIWVKCDDHIITTATLKQVLDSEGYLLFYHKKILEYE, from the exons GAGCTCCGGGCCCCAGCTCTACTCCTGTCTGCACTGTATCTACTTCGGTTGCAAGGGAGCGCACATCGATGAGCACTACAAGCAGACGAAGCACTACATCGCGCTGGAGCTGTGCTACGGGATGCTGTACTGCTATCAGTGCAAGGATCTGATCTATCACCGCGAGTGCCAGACGATCGCTGAGCGCCACCTGCGCCGGGAGGCCCACAGTCTGAACAAGAGTCTGTCGTGGCGCCCCTGGAGCCCGTCGCAGCTCGagattgagctgctgctgaagaatcCCAAACGGCGCCACGTAACCGCCTGCACGAGTATCGGATTGCGCGGCTTACTGAACCTCGGTTCGACCTGCTTCATGAACTGCATCGTGCAGGCCCTCATCCATACGCCCCTGCTGCGGGATTACTTTCTCTCCGAGCTGCAcgagtgcaccaccaccaacgcggCCAAGTGTCTCGTCTGCGAGGTGTCCCGGCTCTTCCAGGAGTTTTACTCCGGCGAACGGGGTCCACTGTCGCTGCACCGGCTGCTGCATCTCATCTGGAACCACGCGCGCCATCTGGCCGGCTATGAGCAGCAGGATGCGCACGAGTTCTTCATCGCTACGCTCGATGTGCTGCACCGGCACTGCAAGATCTCGATGAGCGAACTGGcagcgaatgctgctgccgccgccgccgccgctgctgctgctgttgcggcgaATGATAAATCAAAGACGCAGCATTCGACTCAGCAACGGTTGGGTGGCAAcggcggcagtagcagcacggtTCAAGCAGCACAATCCCAGCAACCTGCGTCTTCGGTCACGCATCATCCACAATCACTGCTTTTGTCCGCTGCCACACTGCCACCAGCCACTTCAGTGGCCACGGGAACTggaacaccggcagcagcaacagcaactgctgttggtgccacTGCGGCAACGTGTACCGCCACGAGAACGCGTGACGGAGCGCACCGGGTATCTCAGGCCGATCCTAACCCGGCCCAGTGTAGCTGTATCATCGATCAAATCTTTACCGGTGGCCTCCAGAGTGATGTCGTGTGTCAGGCGTGTAACGGCGTTTCGACGACAATCGATCCGTTCTGGGATATTTCGCTCGACCTGGGCGAATCCGGTACCGGTGGGTACGGTGGACCGCCGAAATCGCTTATCGACTGCCTTGAGCGGTTCACCCGGGCCGAACATCTCGGTTCGAGCGCCAAGATCAAGTGTAGCAGCTGCATGAGCTACCAGGAATCGACCAAGCAGCTCTCGATGCGCACCTTACCGATCGTGGCTAGCTTTCATTTAAAACGCTTCGAACACTCTAGTCAG ATCGATAAGAAAATATCCACCTTCATCTCATTCCCGTCCGAGCTGGACATGACGCCGTTCATGtcgcaaaagaagaaaatggatcctcaccatcatcatcatcatcatcagcagccgcaCAAGCACTCCGTAGCCTCCAatggcggtagtggtggcacCGAGTCACGTCGTCCGGGGGCATCCGGTGGTGACACGATGGAGGATACGAGCGAATCGACGCGTAGCTCACACCATCAAACCGTAACCACCAGTAGTGATACGGCCGATTTCCGGTACTCGCTGTACGCGGTGATCAATCACGTCGGTACGCTCGACGCTGGCCACTACACGGCGTACGTGCGCCATCAGAAAGACATCTGGGTCAAGTGTGACGATCATATCATTACCACGGCAACCCTGAAGCAGGTCCTCGACAGTGAAGG CTATCTGTTGTTTTATCATAAAAAGATTCTAGAGTATGAGTAA